The following DNA comes from Capsicum annuum cultivar UCD-10X-F1 chromosome 7, UCD10Xv1.1, whole genome shotgun sequence.
GACAACCTAAAAAACTAAGTATGGGGAAGATACAACTCAGGAATCCAAGTTGTAATATAGGATATGAGTTGTAAAGCAAAGTTATGAGAATAACAAAACCTAAGCTACCATCCAAGAGTTGAAGTGTCAGAAGTATACGAGTTGGAAGTCTGTGTATGACTCACATCAGGAAGTTGTACATAAACCAGTGTTCAAAGCTATGAAAGACAAGAGTCCCAGGTAGATACAAGTGAAGGACATAAGTCATACACTAAGGTACGACTCATAAGCAGAAGTCGTATACTgaatagaaagttgaagccttAGGAGATTAGACACTGGTACAAATACGAGAAggcagggtacgactcgtatgatgtcGATACCAGTAAAGACCGAGTTGTACCAACTAgcgacataactttacctttcccatttttgttgGGATTTTATGCTATTTTGAAATACTATacataccctagggtttatcttttattaggttactcTCTCTTATGTTTTAGTACAATACTTTacaatacttttacaattattcttaagattttaggtttattcaattcaagacttcaaattttatttatcttattcttgTACAATTAATTGTATGTGtttttcattgataatcatggtttcttgcacaaacatgagcaGTTAATCTCCttactagggttatgggaaccttggCGGATTAACTACGTAGAGAAAGTGTGAGACTCATTTGTTCTAGAGTTATGCATGTATCTAAATtttcttcacaataattaatctcaagtagtTGCAGTAGCTTAAGATAGCTTGTATTTGCACCCATCCCCAaaagggagtttgtgattggtAAAAGAAGTTAACACAGTGATTTGAGATTTCTACCTCCACCTTTTAGTCCCCACATCTTATCTAATCACTTTATCCCAAAAGGAGTGGTAAACTGAGGTCGTAGCAAGGAGTAACAAGTAAACACCCTAAGACTTAAtcggtaaagggtgagatttatctttaTGCCCATAAGGTGGCtaataatacctatcttgtagactttgcatgCAGTACAACAGAATAGTTGGattgaacatgagaaatttatggagttgagaagccaaggggaacacaagcctagtgttcatctccTATTTTCTATAACTTCAAAGCACTCtagatttggttactacttgcGATAGATACTAAAATCCCCCGTTTACTTTCCTGTACTACTtgtggattacatcaagtcaagaaactattcACGTTTTCACGGTGGGATCAACCCAAACCTAGTTAGTTTATTATATTTACAATCAATTGCATTATACTTATGTTTGGATTGTAGTTTttggcgacatcaaattttggcgtcgttgcTAGGGAAGATGATTTGAGTAGCGAATTGAGTTGGTGAAGGTCACaggtttttattttctattttttatttggaataTGCCGATGTATGCCAAGTACTAAGAGTAAATGCActcccttactcccttttgatccagAACTAGAGAGAATCTGTCAAACATCGAGAAGGATGTCAGGACAAGTTTGTGATGGGGTTCAAGTCCCCCCACCTGTAGATCTAAATGCGAAACTCGCTCATGCTCTATTAGATCCATAGAATATTGTAGACATACAAACATAACACCTTTTGGAGCAAGAATGAAGAGAAGGAGAAAAGGCTAGACTTGCTACAGAGGTTGAGTTTGCTTAGTAGGTGGACTAGTTAGGCCTAAACAGGTAGTTGATCATCGAGCTCAGAGAGGTAGAGCTTCAGCTATTCCAGCATATAAATACTTAGACCCATATGAGGAGGAGAATGAAGATCTAAGTTATGGTGAGCCTACTGAGTTAGAAGATATTGTTTCTCCTACTTTAGCTCCTAATGTGAAGTTTGCTATTACTAGTGCAATGATCCAATTGttaaatctgaagggtgtattTTCGGGTACAGCTAAGGATACTGCAAACATACACCTTGCAAATTTTCTTGGGGCCTGGttttgattcaagaaaaattttcCCTCCTGCACAGATGCTACAGTTTAAGgatgaaatttacaatttcaaATAGTTACCTgcagaatctatgtatgaggcctAGTTTTGATTCAAGAAGAAAATAAGCATGGTACCAAATCACAGAATCAGAGGGTctaacttttcaaaaatcttatataGATCATTGAATGACTGTTCGAGAGCTATGGCAAATACTATTTTAGGAGGAGCATTTATGCATCTTCATTGGGATATTGTGCAGGAAATGTTAGATAATATCACTGTGACTAATAGAGGAAGGCATACTAGAGATTCAGAATATGGTGGTGGTACATATACTTTAGAGTAACAAATACTTACAAGAAGATAATGATATAGTAGCACAAGAGGTAGCATAGCTTCATACAGATATTAGGTTGCTTACAAAGCAATTTGCAACAATGAAtgctgagaaagtgaatgcagtagtAGAATAGGGATCTACTTCTAAACCATTCAagattgaatctgaagaagaggcaaagtatcttgatcgtaGATTGGCAGATTtctgagcccaagggcaagggaatcaaggtcagaactattataataatagatacaAAGATAAGAGTAGAGACAGAGATGGTGATTGGCAGCATAAAGATGTCTATAAGGAGAAAAGTGACAAGTATATTCCACCAGGTAGTCATGATGCAGAATCTATAATGGAGGTACTTTTGTCTAAGCTGGTCAAAGGGTAGGAAAGTCAAGAGAGCCATCTAAAGGATACAAAAGCAAATTTGTCAGGTTTGAGCCAGAAAGTTGAATCACATGGTACACCAATCAAGCAGTTGGAGAAAAAAATTGGTCAGATGTCAGCCACAATAAATCGAGACAGCATGGCACTTTTTCAAGCAATACAGCGGTAAATCCAAGAAATGATAGTCACTGCCAGgccattaccactcggagtggtaaagtCACTGCAGACCCACCTGTACCTATTGTTGATGAGAAGAAGAATAATAATGAGCCAATTGATGTAAAGAGCAATAGCAAGCAGAATGAAGGAGAAGAGAAGGTTACAGAGCCTGTGCTGAAGCCCATTCCAAAACCTCTTCCTCCTTATCCACAAAggctgaaaaaaaaaacaagaagatgGTAAGTACCAGAAGTTTTTATCTATGCTAAAAGAACTGTCAGTCAATATACCACTGATAGAGGCATTGGATCAAATGCCtggatatgcaaaatttatgaaggatctaaTCACCAAAAAGAGAGCAATTAGTTATAAGCCGGTTGACAATATTAATCATTATAGTGTTGTAGCTACTAGAtcatttgtgaagaagaaagaggatctTGGTAGTTTCATTATACCTTGCACTATTGgatctttcaacttttcacgtGCTTTGTATGACTTGGGTGCTAGCATAAACCTCACGCCATTTgttatattcaagcaattgggGTTGGAAGCTCCAAAACCTACCACCAAGAGACTAGTAATGGTAAATAAGAGGGAAAAAACTTgttggtattttatatgatgtattagtgaaggtggctTCTTTCATATTTCCGGCAAATTTTGTCGTTTTAGATTATGAATTGGACTTCCAAGTCCCAATTATTCATGGAAGACCATTTTTGGCTACAAGAATGACATTGATTTATCTAGAGTTAAGGCATCTAATGCTGAGATTGAATGATGAACAAGTGATAATCAATGTATGCAAGTCCATAAGGCAGGTTAATGAATTGAGAGTGATATTTGTTATTAATGTGCATGATGAGAAGGCAGATTCattccatgatattgatgtaGAGACTCTGTGGGATGATGGTTCTGATGCGGTTATTCCTATTACAGAGAATCTAGGTATTGAAGCTGTTGCAGTTGTGATCATAAACTTTTATGTTGATGGTATATAGGAGTATGAGGAGTTACTAGGTGTACTATATGGGAGTGGTTCTTATAATTTTGCACCAAAGGAGCTTGATTTAGACTTGAAGAATAGGACTACTCTACCTACTCGTCCATTCATTGAGGAACCACCAGtattagagttgaaggccctcctaTCCCACTATGGTATGTATTTTTAGAGGTCAACAACACTTTGTCAGCTATTATTATAGCCGATCTGAGACAGTTCAAAGTAGAAGCATAATTTTTAGCGTTGCATAATTTCAATAGGGCTATTGGATGGTCTATTGGAGATATTATCAAACACACTAGTtgctagaccttagaaaatttcttgaaattctgATCTTTAGACCCAATACGAGAATCATGGAaatgagtcgtatgttggggtaaggatggtatggtctagtcgtgtaacaccccaaatatcATCCTGAGATGCCACACAGTGTCCaaggctactcatagcctcaagctaacctttaatccaaaacactacccttgggttccaatacaacaacatacacgctacgctaaggatatatatataagtacatatcatatcacatctcAATGGAACGAAATATCGTTAGactatacatatatggaatgtctatacacaaaccaacccaacaatacactagtctgacatagcctctatacagccaaatcaacgagccattgggacaaacccccaactgactcaacataccaaagggatcacaaaacaatagcaccaaaactagcaacttggtcctcgaaccatgaggactcaccgctgagtaccagaacctacatcatggtaagaatgtagcccatagagaaatatgtgggtcagcacaagtacgtactgagtatgtgggggcgcatgctaaatataaatgatatcataaatttcgtaaaaacgtacatatggaccataatgacacacctggcttgagtgacattaaatcatgcaactcataacatcttagataggaaatgtaggagaaaaacctcataaatcattatagatcatcataggcaacttgacttaccacatcaaaactcagagtgactcggtatttcaataaacatgactcttatggagaggggagtttcctataaccgacaaccccacatgagctacgtggaataccaacgtttgaaacccccgttggcgggagcattatactctttgccagggagtacgaccttaaaactgcaataatcacaatcgagctctctggccaataatatcatcatcaaacaaccctacggtggcacataggtttggggaaataccaaatttccctctccgtgctaagtactactccccgacaagctcagaacacgttaggaaatccaccacaacatcacaagggtctatcataaagaccaaatcaaatctctttctcatttatcaaatcatatcaatttgtggattcctaactcaacacattttagctcaaaacattttaatcttcctcaacatcaacaaggtatcaatgcgctgaaccataaccgactcgacatttggacaaggatatgaagactcaatacataaaattttcaacaatttaactcatcaaaaccatccggaaaataccaagactcattgcaacttcaatatcaacatttctcaatttgccatccaactctcatttaaaggtacttgagacatcaacccatagtagggatatagaatttccaatatcaattataaattcataataaggaaatagtggaatgatggtataaatcaaggcttaacaaattaaatcatcatactctcataatcaaatactttttggacataaatccatctcaacatcatacacatatcggatgacataatcccatagctcatggacaataatataagatataaaaccatatttctaattcatggtaaaacatgtaaaatctcatgtcactgtaattcaacaaaaatatcgggcacaagatcgaaaggataatcttgttcaaagccccccatacctaaaaatggaagatgaatatgaacttctgactccagaactttattcatgaaaataaaggttGCTTcttgaagcccttaacatgatcaacttgaatcccaaatcaatttgaaatttgtacggttcaatcaagagacatggaaggatgaaatttagagtagtaaggttggggtttgagccttaggaaattttggagaaaaatgagctattgaatgcttttaatggacttaaatccatggtttacccagatggattagagtggaaatgaccaaaatacccttaaaaatcaaataatgtcaaatttgtcctttggtggactgttttgataggcagaagtagatcaaccataacttttttctccgatggccaaattggatgaaacctaTTTCATTGgtttatgtacaaggagttatgatcatttgaagttgacactAAAATTttcctggcctcagtatttttttcctgcacatttactattcaccactattcacagttagatcggaatgatcataactcatcgctcgagtgtccgttttggatgatccacatatcgttggaaagcttattcgatgttCTATGTGATGACgggtcgcatatccagaaattccacaaagaaaaattattaatcatgataaataacagaattcaacacatttttgtccgagatcttaatggaaaatttttttggggcatcacatcatctctcccttggaaaaattcatcctcaaatgttgataggtaggtcaagaatactatgaaaatgagtatatagagaaaaatcatcttgcctaAGAATATACttcattctagatttttttggatatcatcgaaaacacacaagccaagataaacatagcaataaggattaaatcaaaagagaacgatacctttgacataCTCAGGATTcataggaaagaggtggggatatttggcgcaCATATCTGCTTCGGCTTCCCCAGTAGCACTCTCCACGAATTAAttttgccaaagcactttaaccaaaggaacttccttgtttattagcctacgaacttgaaagtcaaaaacctcaaccggaatctcttcatatgaaagagtATCTTGAATACCCAagctttcggaaggatcaatcacaatagaatcaccaatagacttcttaagcaaagaaacatggaaaatcgtatggacgttagataactccgcgggTAATTCAACCTTAAatgctaccttcccaatgcgatccacaatcttatagggaccaatgtaacggggacttagtttccctttcttcccaaatctcttcacccctatcatgggtgaaactttcaagtacactaaatcaccaacatcaaattcaaggtctttcctccttacatctgcgtatgatttttgatgactttgggtgaTTTTTAACCTTTCCCggattaacttaaccttctccatagcctcaaacaccaCATCCGGTCCAGTCgcggcagcctcaccaacttcaaaccaaccaatggatgatctacaccttctaccatacaaagcttcaaatggggccattccaatagtagcttgaaaactgttgttgtaagcaaactcgattaataagtgctcatcccaactacctttaaaatcaaacacataagcCCTCAACATAACTTCTAAATTCTGAATGGTCCGctcggcctgaccatctgtttTCGAATTGAAAGTAGAACTTAAACAAATTcaggtaccgagacccttctggaaagatttccaaaattaagaggtaaactgagtacctctgtcagaaataatagccaaagggattccatgaagtctgatgagttcccgaatatatattctagcataatcttcatctTTATACGATGAATACACAGACAAAAAATGAGATGATTTCGtcagccgatctacgacaacccaaatcgaatcatgatggcaatgagaaggaggcaaaccaactatgaagtccatattcacttcttcccacttccaagtaggaatgctaaactcttgcatcacgccactgggcTTTTGATGCTATATTTTCAcctgttgacacgtggaacactttGCCATAAATTttgctatgttcctcttcataccgttccaccaatagatttcctataaatcatggtacatcttggcagcaccaggatggatggagtatcgtgtaccatgcacttctgccataTCCTCTGCtttaagttatcaacatcaggaacacataatctttctcaaagtctcaaaatgccatctcctccttgggagaaaacctccaccttttggtctttaactgactcttttaacctgaccaaggtaggatccctatcttgcttctccttcactttcgaaactaaagaggattcggaaccgctttgcactcctatactaccctcagcatcaccaaacaacctaacccccaatctaacCAAATAATGTACCTCACgggccaactctttcttaccaaTCTCCATATATGCTACGCTACCTATGGAGTTCCGACTAAGGGAATctactactacattggcctttcccagatgatattgcatgctcatatcataatctttcaatagttataaccatcatctctgcctaagattcaactccttttgggtgaatacatactgcaagctcttatggtccatGAAGATATCGACatggacatcatacaaataatgtctccagattttcaaaacaaaaactacggcagctaactcaaggtcatgggtaggataattcttcttatgaggctttagctgcctggaagcataagttataaccttgcccttttgcatcaatacacaacccaaaccgactctagaagcatcacaatacaccacaaaaccatcaacac
Coding sequences within:
- the LOC107852965 gene encoding uncharacterized protein LOC107852965, with protein sequence MANTILGGAFMHLHWDIVQEMLDNITVTNRGRHTRDSEYGGVGEKNWSDVSHNKSRQHGTFSSNTAVNPRNDSHCQAITTRSGKVTADPPVPIVDEKKNNNEPIDVKSNSKQNEGEEKVTEPVLKPIPKPLPPYPQRLKKKTRRCVVATRSFVKKKEDLGSFIIPCTIGSFNFSRALYDLGASINLTPFVIFKQLGLEAPKPTTKRLVMVASFIFPANFVVLDYELDFQVPIIHGRPFLATRMTLIYLELRHLMLRLNDEQVIINVCKSIRQVNELRVIFVINVHDEKADSFHDIDVETLWDDGSDAVIPITENLGIEAVAVVIINFYVDGI